Proteins from a single region of Scatophagus argus isolate fScaArg1 chromosome 23, fScaArg1.pri, whole genome shotgun sequence:
- the LOC124054719 gene encoding endothelin-1 receptor-like isoform X2, producing MVSGFTKVDSARGSGMGPRLGSRLSSMCEMFTVLLVVWCWLFVHPVGCHRNFSSEPSQTLDLMMDNLPGFYGTDPPVGPGMDHLIHTLDRESHLAQETVNKSPSLPEKGKSKHISKLKDKPERKSPSHSSNSSQAVHKVSVSPPSCLQATSIKTAFKYINTVLSCVIFAVGIIGNATLLRIIYQNKNMRNGPNALIASLALGDLIYIAIDIPINVYKLLAMRWPFADSAFGLFLCKLFPFLQKTSVGITVLNLCALSVDRYRAVASWSRVQGTGLPTVTAVEIVVIWLLSMVLAVPEAIGFNMVTFEYRNATITTCMLQPRTPFMIFYEKAKEWWLFGFYFCAPLICFAIFYGLMTCEMLRHQKGCLRIVLTEHLKQRREVATTVFCLVLIFTLCWFPLHLSRLLKKMVYKPHDADRCELLNFLLVLDYFGINMATINSCINPIILYFVSRKFKNCFKYDASPPRDEPAVQTH from the exons ATGGTATCTGGATTCACAAAAGTGGATTCGGCCAGGGGCTCTGGAATGGGACCCAGACTGGGTTCCAGACTTTCCTCCATGTGTGAGATGTTCACCGTGCTGCTGGTCGTCTGGTGTTGGCTGTTCGTCCATCCGGTCGGTTGCCACAGGAACTTCTCATCTGAGCCATCTCAGACCTTGGACTTGATGATGGACAACCTGCCTGGTTTCTATGGCACCGATCCACCCGTAGGACCCGGGATGGACCATCTAATCCACACCTTGGACAGAGAGTCCCATCTGGCGCAGGAGACCGTGAACAAGTCCCCATCCTTGCCGGAAAAAGGAAAGTCAAAACACATCAGCAAGCTGAAAGACAAACCTGAGAGAAAGTCTCCGTCTCACTCGTCCAACTCGTCTCAGGCGGTTCATAAGGTGTCCGTGTCGCCCCCGAGCTGCCTGCAGGCCACGTCCATAAAAACAGCCTTCAAGTACATCAACACGGTGCTGTCCTGTGTCATATTTGCTGTGGGGATCATCGGAAACGCCACCCTGCTCAGGATCAtttaccaaaacaaaaacatgaggaaTGGACCCAATGCTCTCATAGCCAGTCTGGCCCTGGGAGACCTGATATACATCGCCATCGACATACCCATCAACGTCTACAAG ctcttgGCCATGCGGTGGCCGTTTGCAGACAGCGCGTTCGGTCTGTTCCTCTGTAAGCTGTTTCCCTTCCTGCAGAAGACCTCAGTCGGCATCACCGTCCTCAACCTGTGTGCTCTGAGTGTggacag GTATCGTGCGGTGGCGTCCTGGTCCCGGGTGCAGGGCACAGGTCTTCCCACGGTGACGGCGGTGGAGATCGTGGTGATCTGgctgctgtccatggtgctggcCGTGCCCGAGGCCATCGGCTTCAACATGGTCACCTTCGAGTACAGGAACGCTACCATAACGACCTGCATGCTGCAGCCCAGGACGCCCTTCATGatc TTCTACGAGAAAGCAAAGGAGTGGTGGCTGTTTGGCTTCTACTTCTGCGCGCCCCTGATCTGCTTTGCCATTTTCTACGGCCTGATGACCTGCGAGATGCTCAGACACCAGAAAGGATGTCTGAGGATCGTGCTGACTGAACACCTTAAACAg CGCAGAGAAGTGGCTACGACCGTGTTCTGCCTGGTGCTGATCTTCACTCTGTGCTGGTTTCCGCTCCACCTGAGTCGCCTGCTGAAGAAGATGGTCTACAAACCCCATGATGCAGACCGCTGCGAACTCTTAAA TTTCCTGCTGGTGCTTGACTACTTCGGCATCAACATGGCGACCATAAACTCCTGCATCAATCCCATAATCCTCTACTTTGTCTCTAGGAAGTTCAAAAACTGTTTCAAG TATGATGCCTCTCCACCACGGGACGAGCCTgcagtacaaacacactga
- the LOC124054719 gene encoding endothelin-1 receptor-like isoform X1, which translates to MVSGFTKVDSARGSGMGPRLGSRLSSMCEMFTVLLVVWCWLFVHPVGCHRNFSSEPSQTLDLMMDNLPGFYGTDPPVGPGMDHLIHTLDRESHLAQETVNKSPSLPEKGKSKHISKLKDKPERKSPSHSSNSSQAVHKVSVSPPSCLQATSIKTAFKYINTVLSCVIFAVGIIGNATLLRIIYQNKNMRNGPNALIASLALGDLIYIAIDIPINVYKLLAMRWPFADSAFGLFLCKLFPFLQKTSVGITVLNLCALSVDRYRAVASWSRVQGTGLPTVTAVEIVVIWLLSMVLAVPEAIGFNMVTFEYRNATITTCMLQPRTPFMIFYEKAKEWWLFGFYFCAPLICFAIFYGLMTCEMLRHQKGCLRIVLTEHLKQRREVATTVFCLVLIFTLCWFPLHLSRLLKKMVYKPHDADRCELLNFLLVLDYFGINMATINSCINPIILYFVSRKFKNCFKSCLCCWCYSGSLSNSMMPLHHGTSLQYKHTDH; encoded by the exons ATGGTATCTGGATTCACAAAAGTGGATTCGGCCAGGGGCTCTGGAATGGGACCCAGACTGGGTTCCAGACTTTCCTCCATGTGTGAGATGTTCACCGTGCTGCTGGTCGTCTGGTGTTGGCTGTTCGTCCATCCGGTCGGTTGCCACAGGAACTTCTCATCTGAGCCATCTCAGACCTTGGACTTGATGATGGACAACCTGCCTGGTTTCTATGGCACCGATCCACCCGTAGGACCCGGGATGGACCATCTAATCCACACCTTGGACAGAGAGTCCCATCTGGCGCAGGAGACCGTGAACAAGTCCCCATCCTTGCCGGAAAAAGGAAAGTCAAAACACATCAGCAAGCTGAAAGACAAACCTGAGAGAAAGTCTCCGTCTCACTCGTCCAACTCGTCTCAGGCGGTTCATAAGGTGTCCGTGTCGCCCCCGAGCTGCCTGCAGGCCACGTCCATAAAAACAGCCTTCAAGTACATCAACACGGTGCTGTCCTGTGTCATATTTGCTGTGGGGATCATCGGAAACGCCACCCTGCTCAGGATCAtttaccaaaacaaaaacatgaggaaTGGACCCAATGCTCTCATAGCCAGTCTGGCCCTGGGAGACCTGATATACATCGCCATCGACATACCCATCAACGTCTACAAG ctcttgGCCATGCGGTGGCCGTTTGCAGACAGCGCGTTCGGTCTGTTCCTCTGTAAGCTGTTTCCCTTCCTGCAGAAGACCTCAGTCGGCATCACCGTCCTCAACCTGTGTGCTCTGAGTGTggacag GTATCGTGCGGTGGCGTCCTGGTCCCGGGTGCAGGGCACAGGTCTTCCCACGGTGACGGCGGTGGAGATCGTGGTGATCTGgctgctgtccatggtgctggcCGTGCCCGAGGCCATCGGCTTCAACATGGTCACCTTCGAGTACAGGAACGCTACCATAACGACCTGCATGCTGCAGCCCAGGACGCCCTTCATGatc TTCTACGAGAAAGCAAAGGAGTGGTGGCTGTTTGGCTTCTACTTCTGCGCGCCCCTGATCTGCTTTGCCATTTTCTACGGCCTGATGACCTGCGAGATGCTCAGACACCAGAAAGGATGTCTGAGGATCGTGCTGACTGAACACCTTAAACAg CGCAGAGAAGTGGCTACGACCGTGTTCTGCCTGGTGCTGATCTTCACTCTGTGCTGGTTTCCGCTCCACCTGAGTCGCCTGCTGAAGAAGATGGTCTACAAACCCCATGATGCAGACCGCTGCGAACTCTTAAA TTTCCTGCTGGTGCTTGACTACTTCGGCATCAACATGGCGACCATAAACTCCTGCATCAATCCCATAATCCTCTACTTTGTCTCTAGGAAGTTCAAAAACTGTTTCAAG tcctgtctgtgttgttggtGTTATTCTGGCTCTCTCTCCAACAGTATGATGCCTCTCCACCACGGGACGAGCCTgcagtacaaacacactgacCACTGA